The following is a genomic window from Phaeodactylum tricornutum CCAP 1055/1 chromosome 31, whole genome shotgun sequence.
ACTAGCGGCTTTCTATTGCTGGGTCTTTCGTTTGGAATTGGGGTGCTCTGGACGATCGCTGGGTGGAACTCTGATTCGGAATTCGGAATAATCACCGGGGGCTCGGATCCCTGGGTCTCCACTCTGTCGGCAATTCGCAACCATCACCAGGAAGGGTGGAAGTCCATCGACGTTTTCTACGGCAACGAGGCGCATCTCCGTCTCGGAAAATCCGATCGATCGCAGTGTGATCAGGACAAACTTGTCGTGGCTTTGCTCCGCAATCTCAGCGGCGGCTATTTCGTCGATTTGGCTGCCAACGACGCCACGGACCTTTCCAATACGTTCCAGCTCGAACAACAGCACCACTGGAACGGAATCTGTGTCGAACCCAACCCACGTTACTGGCGCAAACTCACCTACCGACGATGCCACCTAGCGGCCGCCGTTGTTGGGTAAACCCGCATGGAACAAGTCCAATTTAAACTACACGACGGATCGAGACGGGCACCCAGTGGAGGAATTGAAGGATTAGGATTTGATAACGATCCCAACAAACCCAAAACCAAGGATCCAGCAGTGTCTCTCTACACGGTGCCCGTTCAGGAAATCCTCGAACGATACCGGGCACCCCCTGTTATGGAATATCTTTCTTTGGACATTGAAGGAGCCGAGTACTTTGTCATGAAGGACTTTCCCTTCACCACTTatcgcttcaaaatcatgACAATAGAGCGTCCATCGCAGGAACTTGTCAATCTTTTGTACTCCAACCAATATGTCTACCTGGCCGCCAACAACGAGTATGGAATGGAAACCCTTTGGGTTCATCGAGACCACCTCAGCGAGTTGGACACTACTGCCATAGAGGCCGTCAAATGGAGGACGGTCAGTACCCGCTGGATCGAGGTGGGCACGTCTCCCGCGGAGAAACCGCGGGTGATTGCCCAGAAGTAAGCAGAGTGAGATTGGGTATTTTATCTAGACGAAATTGGACCTACAAAATCGGTGCCGCGGTCGTAATTGGCCGGAACTATGGTACAAAGACCTATCCACTTTTGATACAAAAAGATATCAGGCGATTTACCAATATTTTCGTTATGGAAAATCCTATTTTGTAAGGGCACCGCTTTCTTAGATGAGTTTACAAACTCAATGACGCAACCCCGAAGTGTTGGTAGTCTGTTTCTTTTCGCTCCTAAACGCTTCTGGAGTGCCACCTTGGTCTTAGCCAGCTGCGCTCAAATTTGTACCGCCCTCTCTGTGAAGAACTGGCATGAGAGTCGAGTGAACCTCGACACACGCCTTAGGCGTGTCGCTGTCTGATAGCGGTTGTCTAAGTGATGCTAGGTCCGCCAAATGGGTGCTTCCCGACCGAGACAATTGTTAACAACTTTCCTCTGTCGCATATCAGCCTTGGTCGAAAAAATGGGTAGAACGAACGTCTTTTGGGGTTGTCAACTCGACACGGACAAGGTTGGATGTGTATACAGAACTAGCGTTGCGGAAGTCGCAGAGATGTAACACCGATCTCGACGAGCATCTGGTCCAACCCCGCTTTCCGATGGGactcattgtcaacaacgGGTCCGTGTGAAATTGTCATCTTCTTGGGAGGTAAATTTGTCATTTTCACCTTCGGGTTCCTTCGTGTGGACTACCGCTTTTCCGCTCGGACGTCATCTGATAGGTGTCCACGTTGTCCAATCAGAACTTGCTGCCGTCTTTCTTTCTCACACGTTTTGGTTTTCGTTTCGCACATCATTTTCGTGTGACATCGGAATTTCTGCTTGGGCACCATGAGAAATGCCTCGCAACAAGCACTATGGCTGATCCTCTGGTCCAATTTGGCGACTTGTTCCGACGCCAAGAGAACGGGATTAACTCAAGGGAGGTTTTTAGCCTTTCAAAGGAGTTCCGGAGCGTTGGTACGTCCCAAACACGAGCAAATTCCGATCCATCCCTCCATTGTTCCGCCATCAACTCCGTGTGTGCCGCTCGGCGTATCGTCCACCAGCCACCTAGATACGGACTTTTGCCGGTTGCCGGGCAACGGTACTGCCTTGATGGATTGTTCACAATCGTCGTCTCCCGTACTAAGCCGTATCCACAGTACGAGGAGTCCGGGGATCACGCTGCCGTTGATTTCCTCACGACAACTCGCTCAAGAAGGAATCGCGTACCAGGTTCCGGCATCGacctcgtcgtcatcatcgcTGCCGTTGTGGCATCTAGCACTGGCCGGAAGTCTGGCTACGCTTCTGGCGGATTCGTTGACGCATCCCGTAGACTGCATCAAAACCATCCAGCAGAGTGATGCCGGCATGGGCTTGTCGCTGGTTGCCGCCGCTTCGTATCTCTGGTCTTCCGCGGGGATTGTGGCATTCTATCAAGGCTTTCTGACGTATGGTTGTACGGATGCCGTCGGGGGAGCCATCAAATTCACCGTCTTTGAATCATGGAATCGGGCAATCGCTAGCAGTGTTGGTGCCGACCGACGGAACGAGAGCCTTCGGGACCGTTTAGACACGATCCCTCCAGTACTGATACGGGCCGCGGGAGCCGCCATGGCCTTGATAGCGAGCTCGGTTGTTAGTAAGTTACATACATCCTGTGGCGAAAGTGCAGCAAAAAATGCCGCAAGGCAACAGCTTGGAATGGTGTAGGTCCTTTTCTTACTCATGCATCATCTCTCGTTTCCTCGTATCCAGCCGTCCCGGGAGAATTTGTCAAGCAGCAACTCCAAGTGGGACACTACTCGAGCTTATCCGAAGCTCTGCAATCCGTGTATCTCACTAGTGGCTTACCAGGTTTCTTTCACGGTTATGATGGTGTGGTGTATCGAGATATACCCTTCACCATGCTCGAGCTCGGTCTCTACGATGCCTTCAAGAACATGGTCCGTCAAACACGTAGTTCTACCGATCCGGGCCCTCCGGCAGCGTGGGAAGATGTTGTTGCCGCCGCCGCGACTGGATGTGTGGCGGCAGTCGTCACGACACCACTCGATACCATCAAAACGAAGCTCATGGTGGATGATTACGGTGGGGCTTCGttttttgattgtttcgCGTCCACCGTGGAACAGCACGGTGTGTGGAGTTTGTTTGCTGGATTGTTGGCACGCATTGCCTGGATTGGGCCGTCGACGGCTATTTACTTGCCCACCTACGATTTGCTCAAGCGACTTTTTGCGGCACAGCAAGCGCGGGAGCAATCGTCAGACGTGTTGAGCTGTAACACTATGGATGATTTCCCGCTTTGAGCACCTTTTGAAAAACTAccgcaacgaaacaaaagcacGCTGCTTTCTACGAATGGATCGCTATTCAAATTgtaattttacttaaaacACAACTAGGCTTTTTCTCCGTCCCTTTGTATTCGATGTAATCCGCTTTTTTGGTTGCTTTTCTACAGGCAGTACTGTTGCTATTCGCAGTCACTCTCTACCCTAAACACTCTAGCTAGCCtttttttcgtcgtcgctcaTTACTTCCGCAGTAACGGCCTCTGCGCTTGTACTGTCAGCTGttgttttctcttctttcgtgtcttcttttttgtcttcCATCTTTGCTTCCATCTTTGGTTCTTCCGTTTCTGTGGGCGTCGGACTTTCACTAATGATCTCAGCGTCGGATATGCCACCAACTCCGGTGTCCATGAGACCCATGACACGCGCCGCAAAGCTCTTCATGTCACCCACTTCGTAGCCGCTCGTCATGGCAGCAACGTCATACATCAAAAGTGCCCGGTCCTGCAGCTCCGTTGACTCCTTGTCGACCTTGATCATTCGATCCAAACCCCTCACAATGGGATGATTCGGGTTCACTTCCATAACAGCTTGGTTCATTCCCGGTAAGTCACCGTTACCGCCCGAAGCGACAGATTGGGCACGCATGTATCGTTGCATGGTCGGGCTCATGCCGTACGCGCCCTGCACCAAGGCTGCGGGCGAGTCAGTTAATTGATCAGAAATCACCACCTTTTGTACTTTGCCCTTGAGGAGGGTCTCTAGATATTCCGCTACTTGTTTGTACTCTTCTCTCAGTTGttccttcttctttttcgactcTTCGTCTTGCGAATCGTCCAAATTAAGGTTTTCCTtggcggcgtcgacgacatCTTTGTCTTTGTAGTTACGGAGACTTTCCATCATAATTTCGTCCAATGGTTCCGTGGCAAACAAAACTTCGTAACCTCTCGACGCGAGTTTTTCAATGACGGGAGACATGGACGCGTTTTCTCGGCCGTCACCAGTTACGTAGTAGATCGACTTTTGCCCCTCGGGCATGGCCTCGACGTATTTCTCTAGCGAGGTGTATTCTTCGCCCGATTGGCTCGAGAAGAAGCGCAACAACGGCGCAATTTCCTTGCGGTTGGCGTCGTCTTCGATGACACCGACCTTTAGGTACTTGCCAAAATTATTCCAGAACATTACATACTGCccctcgtcttcgtcctgTTCAATGTCTCGAATCATATCCAAGGACTTGCGTACCAAACGCTTATTAATGATGGAAAGCACCTTTGATTTTTGCAGAATCTCACGGCTCACATTCAGAGGCAAGTCGTTACTGTCAACTACACCACGGACAAACTTGAGCCAGCGTGGCATCAGGTCTTCAAACTTGTCGTTGATAAAGACCCGTTTGACATATAGTCGAATATTCCGTGCATTTTCGTCAAACATGTCCTTAGAAAGTTCAAACGGAAGCATACCAGGAATGTAGAGTAAGGCCTTGCATTCCACTTGTCCTTCAAGCACAAAGTGCGTCCATTTCATGGGATCGTCGTACGAGGCACGGAAAGCCGACTTGTAAAAGTCCGTGTACTCGTCTTCCTCGACTTCACGAGGTGGTCGCAGCCAAATCggcttttggttgttgacgCGCTCGTACCCCTCTTTTGTTTCCGGGACTGTCTTCATTTTCGGTTCCTCGCCCTCTGGCAAATCTTTattggcttcttcgtcgggaACCTTTTTGTATTCAGTCGTCTCCTTCCAGATAGAAATCGGAAACTCAATGAATTCTGAGTACCGTTGCAGAAGTTCCTGCATCTTTGAAGATTCCAAATATTCGGAAGCCTCATCCTTCAAATGTAAAACGATTCGGGTTCCCGAGCCGTCAATAGGGTCGGACGTGTCATTCTCAATTGTGTATGAGCTGCCCGCATCGGACGACCACCGGTATTGTGAAGAACCATCTTGTAAGGATTTGGTCACCACTTCGACCTTGTTGGCCACCAGGTAAGCAGAATAGAAACCCACACCAAACTGCCCAATCAAAGTGACATCTGCCGATCCATCACCCAGTGCTTGTAAAAAATTGCGGGTACCAGACTGTGCGATACGACCAAGATTGTTGATGAGTTCGTCCTTCGTCATACCCACACCGCTGTCTTCAATCGTGATAGTGTTCTCGTCAAAGTTGGGTTTAATTTTGATTTCAGGCTTGACGGAGACATCCTCACCCGCCTCGGTGATACTAAGGAATCGCTTCTTGTCGCAGGCGTCGGCGGCGTTGGAAATGAGTTCGCGAAGAAAGATATCTTTGTCGGAATACAACGAGTTGATGATCAGATCCATCACTCGGCCGACATCGCTCTGTAGAAAACGCGGCAAGACCGGATTGTCAGATGCCAGAAAGAGCGATTAAGGCAAAGTACCTCTTTGGTCTTTCATGAACGTACCGTAAATTCAAAGCTTTCCTTCGAAGCGGCCTCCGTGGAACTCATGAAGAGTGCATCGGCCGAACGTCGGCTTGCCAAAGGTCCTTTTGACTGTGCCACGCCAAAAGCAGCACTGCTCGGTCGAAAGGCTGCCGGAGCAAAAGCCGAGGCCGCGGTGGCGAGCGCGAAAACTGCTAGCGAAGAAAACTTCATCGTCGCTTCGGTGGtatgattgactgtgagatggAAGAAAATTGAAGACCGAGTCGAATCCGTAATATGTTAGTTGGGTGGAAGAACTGTAAATTGATGGCGCATGAACACATCACCTTCTTCGCTGGCGATCTTTCCACTTGGAAGAGAACCATTCATTTCACGGTTGAATAGCAGACTTCCCATGAGGCAAGCCACGATCGGATTAGGTTTGCGGTTCAACACCCTGCTGATGTCGAACACGTGATCACTTTGAAGTATACACGACTGCAAATGGACTTTGTGGTATACAAGAAGGCTGACTTGACTCGCTGTCAACAAGCCCCAAACCATTTCTGAATAGGCGAGCGAAGTGGAACCCAGCATTGCTTAAAAAAATGCAATGTGTTCCAATGATTCCAAATTTCATGATTGTACAAATTTAGAGATTCAGCATGAATAAGCCTTGCCGGATTTGTATTCAGTGATGCTCTCGAGAAGGTTATTTCCCAAACAACGGCAAGGAGGCAGCGGAATCCATGTCCTGGACCAAGAAGGGTAATTCATTGCAATTTCTACGTTACTTCATTAATTGCAAGTCGGTCTGCGCCTCCAGAATTTCTAGTGCCTCGGAAGAGAGTTCAATTCCCTGCCTTCGAAGAGCATCAATTTTGCTGCCGACGGTTCTGTAAGCTAACGGGTAAAACTTTTCCGGAATCAGCGTCCACATTTCGGTGGTGAAAGATGACATGAGAGTTCTATCGAGAAATGAGTAGGGTGGAGACAGATTTTGGGCTTCGGTCATGTCAATGAAAAGAACGCTACcagtttctttcgaaattAGCGGCTGAACATCGATCGTCACCACATTTGCCCCCAGCATTTGGACCATAGTTCGTACTATTTGGGCGACCGCATCAGGCTGCTTCCCTTTTGAGACTTCTGCTATACTCGCAACGGCATCGGGAACGTACGGGTCGACGGCAATCATGACACGGCGTGGTGCTGCCACTACGCTAGAGCTGTATGACTCGCTGTCGGTTGCGGGGGCATCGGCGGGATACGTGTATCGCCCCAAGCACCGTTCTGCCCCTTCCACATTCTTCTTCTCTAAAGCTTGTAACGTCCGACATTCTCGTTCGACCGATTTGGCACTGGCTTCCCAGCTGACTTTGATCAAGGTGGAAGAATCGTCAAAGGCAAACacggcgccgccgccgccactACCAATAAGTTGTGGATTGCGAAGCGTCAGAGGCCGTTGGCTGGTGGCAGCATTCGTTGACTCCAATACGATCGATAACGGATTTTCTAGCCGAACGCTACCGTTGGAAAGATTCCACTCAACGATTTCCGCTGATGTAGATTGCGGAAATGCTgcgagaaaaggaagcgcCGTTGCGAAACCAATGGTGAGTGCCCATTGCGGAAATGTCTGTTTGTTCGGCTCGGCAAAGCAAATTTGATTGGGTCTTGACGCATTTGACAGTTCCACAAGGAAATGCAATACTGTGACAGCCAGAAGTTGTCGGCTCATATTAGCAGACCAACAAAGTAATTGGCAGTTCAGAATTTACCATCCCCGTTCGGCATATCATGGAAAAAGCGctggcgtcgacgacgatcagACGGAACTTCTAATTTTCTCTACTCGTCTCTCTAGATCATACTCCGCGTCCGGGTTATTTCACCTGAAACATGTGGACAGATCTGACAACTGTTACTGTCAATCAAAATGACTGCATCTCCATAGGAGATCCTCGCTCGGACACGAAAGTGTTCAGTCCGGCATTCCAGTGTGTTCTCTTTTGGTCGTAAATTTGACTAGTACGACTACAAAACTGTCCGTTCAGATTCCCGACTTAAAGCTTTTTATGGTGAATTCTCTAAAAAAGGTTGTTGAGCTGTCATTAGTGTGATGATGTCGACATTTCCCGGAATGACTCTAGCTTTTCGCGGTTGAAGCGTCGCGCAGGTTATCGATGTATTTAAGATTATTGCCCAGATAGCGTTCCCCGTTTCAGACGGGAAGAGAACTTCTTGTCTCCGTGTGCCGCCGAATGTACAGTTCCTTTGACGCTCTTCTTGACAACACCCATACTCTGTATTTACTGTCACTTTCACTTGTGTGGGTTCGTCCTGGAAGAGTACACTCACGAAGAATGAGCCTCCTCTCGAAATACTTTACTCCGTCGATTTCGGCAACGCTGTGTTgtcttttgctgttgttcaCTGAGGTTGTGGCGCGGCGTGCAGTTCGTAACTCTCTCATGCAACTGAACGCCCGCTCGGCCTACCACCCTTTGCACGACCTTCTGGCCATTGGCGATAACCCGAGTGAGGACATTCGAGCCAACATATTTCTCAACATGGAGGGTCTTTAAACCGAACTCATGAGAGGTTTCAACGGCAGTATCTCAATCCATGGAAGGCATTCGATTTACTTTCTCATTGGAAACATGTCGTATCTTCGCTCGTGAGGAACCCTACACCTGACTGTTTCTGAACACCCTCCTTTGTATAGACCCTACATATAATCACAATTCCTATAGACCAATCCTAACCAGAGAATTGAGAACAGCAAGCTGCATTAGAATTACGTAGACTACATACCCTATTCAATCTTCTTCCACATCATCCCGATAGtcagtgttctttcttcttgtACCTGCTGACGATCCCGCACGGCGCTTCCGGGCGTCAGCCGCATCTTTGCGCTTTTGTTTCTCCGCCGCTCGCTTGTCGGGCACGCCCAAAAACGGCTCCAGATGCGGCCACACCTGCTTCTTCCAGGCTTTGCGCAGCTTTTTGTAGAGAAAGCTGAAATTGTACCGCATATTTCGGGCCGCCGTCTTGAGGGGCTGCGGTGCGTAACGATTCCAGTAGTCGGTTACCCACGTTTCGTACATTGCGTGAACCTGATCCAGCGCCAAGCGCATAGGggcctcgtcttcttcccaACCCAAAAAATACCCGTAATCTTGGTATTTGCGTTCGAGCTTTCGAATAAGCTTGGGATAGTCACCATAGTGCTTGGAAAGAATATTAGGTACCTCTTCTAGCTTTTCCGGTGAGTGTTTTTCGTAGAAGGAAACGACACGTTTGCGAGGAACGGCGCCCACGCCCATCCGGAAACCAATTTGTCCCATGATATGATTCTTGGCCATAAAGGTACTCAAGTAGTCACCAGCATAGATGAAGGCGGGTAAAAGGGTGGTTCCCGTCATGAGAATGAGTAGGATCAGTGGGGTACGCTTAATGCCATTGGTGCTACCGGCGCTACTGGCTGTACCGGCCAGCGGCTCTTTTGCCGTCGGCTTactctttttcttcttctttttgggcAGGTTTGATTCTTCTTCGCTGTTGTCAGCTTCGACGGGAGATTCGGACGTGGTACCGCTCGCGAGTCCAGGTGGCATGGGAATTTCGTCGAAATCGCTCGTTCCTGTGGCTTCGGCGCCGCCTTGTTTGGGACCAAACATGTCAATCACTGCTTCCTCATCGTCCCCTTTGCGGTTTCGACGCCGCAGCTTGGCTTGAGCTCCTCGTGCCATGGTAAAGGCTTTGAAAAATGTTGAAAAGAACTAAAAGAAAGCGATCCAGGTTATCTATAAAATGCACCCGTAGCGCCACAAAATCACTGTCATCAGCGATCAAGTGATTCCTGTTAATATTAGGCAACTGTAAGTTGCCCCATTTCCAGAGAGACCCGTATCCGTCCATTGTACGGATGATGGAAGATTCCACGTAGCACGCGAGTCTTGCTGTCCGTCAAGTGAAACTTGACGGTCCTCGGATTTCTCTATGGAGTACCGTAACGAGTTTATGATGTGGAAAATTACCGGTAGGTTGGTCGGACGAGATCCAGTACTGGTATTCCGGTCGACGACTTGACGGAAAACCGAGATTTCGGAGTTATCGGGGTTACATTCGTGTAGGGTTGCAATAGCACAGTCCACTATTACTTTCACTACTTTTCAAGTGTGTAATCTCACGGTCACAGTcagactcactgtcagttgcgCTTGTCGTCAGAGCACGCTGTTAATTGTTTAGGCTTCGGACACTTTTTTGTCGACCAGCGCGAACCCCACCACCAGCACATCACGACAACACGCCACACTCGATTCGACGCTAGCTCATCTTTTTTCTCGTGGCACGACGATCAATTCCATTCGATCTACTACAGTTGCTTTCGCATCTTTTTTTTTGGTTCACACACGACAGACACAACCACAAAACATGCGAGTAGTCATTGGTGTTACCTTGCTAGCCGTAGCGGtttcgtccttttcctcgGCACCGACCTTCCGGGCCGGGTCCACACGGACGGTGCTGTCGGCGACCAAGGGCTTTGGCGCCGGTCCCGAACCGAAAAAGGCCAAATCCGAGGGACAAGTCaagcgcgaaaaggaatCTTCCAAGTACGACGAAATTGCTGGAACCGGTGGCCAAGAATATTCCATTTTTGTCCGCCAGTTTGGTTCGGACGACCAATCCTGGTTGCCGTGTGGCTCCGTGGCCGTTCCGCGCAACGCTCAGGTCTCGGACGCCGTGtacgccaacgacgaagccTTGCGTAAAGCTATTGTCCGAACGTATCCTAAGCTGCGGGggtcggaagaagaattcgAATTCGGTTACAATCTCAAAGTGTACCCGGACGATCCGATTGAAGTTGCCGTCAAGGGCAAGCCGAGACCCGGCGGTCTCTCGGTAGGCAACTGGATTTCCACCCTGCTCAGTCCCGTCGATGCCTCCAAGGTCCCGCCTCCTCCGATTAAGGAGTGAGAAAATGCTAGACAACAATAAGCCTTGTTGGACACTttatatgtgtgtgtgtgtgtttgttACCATGTGTTTGTTTTTGGGACATACCCTTGCAAGCAATGGCACCACTAGAGCGGACTACATTCGGCAGCAACTACAGATTAAGTGTAAGTAGTACCAATATTACTACTCGGTATGTCATCGTGGTTGTCACTAATCTACGACAATCAACAGTTTTCCCTTTTGCTCTCCCAACTTGTAAAGTTTGAGTGGCCCGGAACTTTGCGAAGCAAAAATGGACTTGACGACGCCACCGAGAATACCTCCCGATTCGGTCGTTTGCAGTTTGGATCCGTCACCCAAACTGTACGTGGCTTTGCAAAAGTCACACGTCAATCGCGGCGCCCGCTGTTTCGTTTCTTCGTTGGCGGGGAGTATCTTGGCCTTGGAGAGGGGTACCTGACAGGAAGGACAGGCACTGGCGAAGCAGTAgatgttgtcgtcgtagcGGACGGCGGCCACCGCTCCGGTCGGATTGGTGTTGCCGTTCTTCATGGTGGGTAGGTTGGTATCGAGGAACCCGACCTTGCCTTCGGTAGTGGGTAAGGTTTGTCCAGCCGGGATGGGACACCAGTTGAGTGACGAGCCCAAACTCGGtcccgttgctgttgttgctgttgttggcGGGTGACGGACGCCCACCGACTTCACGTCCGAGACTCCCGCGACCGCGTTTCATGGTGAGCGCAGACCGGCGTGTGGCGAAAAAGGGGACGGAATAGGCCTCGCCGTAGTAGCGAGTAGTGGACCAGAGACTGGTGAGGATCAGCGCCGCGGCGGTTGTGAACGGAGAATGCATCTTTCCAGTGACGATAGTGACGAAACGATATATCACTCCGAGACTGCGAATGTGGGGCGAGTCGAGTCGAGCGTTTGGAGTAGACTGACTGTTGCGACGAGTGTGCCAACGTTTTGGCCGTGAACGAATCGAGCGAACGAcacttgactgtgagagcgACTTGTTTCGGGAACATCGAGTTGGGTCGtcgttgttcttgttgttgtcatcgtcatcgctgGAAACGAACCCTCGAGGGGTagggttgactgtgatcgcGGACTGCGAACCGAACGGTCGCTGCGACTCCTGTACGCGGACGCGCGTGACGgatgacggaagaaatcgtTGTGTGGATGGTGCTGGTGATGACTGTGGTGCATACCAACTATAGCGCGTGGTTTCCGAAATCGAACTGTATTTCCGTTGGATACGCCACGGACGTAATTATATATCATTTTATTTCAGTCAGCTAGAGACAACGAAATCATGCGATGTATGTAGTTTGTCGTAGACGACAACACGTCACGGACGCGAACCTGAGTCAATCGGGGTAGTGAGACGTACCTCATCCGATCGTCAGGAGAAGTGCGCCCCAACGACTCATCCCCGTAAAAGAATCGGGTGCCGGTGGTATGTCGGCGTGGTCGTTTCCACATCAGTCGCTCGGGTGAGAAGCGTGCTTCTGTGTATGCGTTCGAGTACGTGTACGAACTGCGTGGGTCAGTTAGAGTGAGTAACTGtcactgactgactgacttGTTTCG
Proteins encoded in this region:
- a CDS encoding predicted protein, with the protein product MARGAQAKLRRRNRKGDDEEAVIDMFGPKQGGAEATGTSDFDEIPMPPGLASGTTSESPVEADNSEEESNLPKKKKKKSKPTAKEPLAGTASSAGSTNGIKRTPLILLILMTGTTLLPAFIYAGDYLSTFMAKNHIMGQIGFRMGVGAVPRKRVVSFYEKHSPEKLEEVPNILSKHYGDYPKLIRKLERKYQDYGYFLGWEEDEAPMRLALDQVHAMYETWVTDYWNRYAPQPLKTAARNMRYNFSFLYKKLRKAWKKQVWPHLEPFLGVPDKRAAEKQKRKDAADARKRRAGSSAGTRRKNTDYRDDVEED
- a CDS encoding predicted protein, which codes for MRVVIGVTLLAVAVSSFSSAPTFRAGSTRTVLSATKGFGAGPEPKKAKSEGQVKREKESSKYDEIAGTGGQEYSIFVRQFGSDDQSWLPCGSVAVPRNAQVSDAVYANDEALRKAIVRTYPKLRGSEEEFEFGYNLKVYPDDPIEVAVKGKPRPGGLSVGNWISTLLSPVDASKVPPPPIKE
- a CDS encoding predicted protein, yielding MADPLVQFGDLFRRQENGINSREVFSLSKEFRSVDTDFCRLPGNGTALMDCSQSSSPVLSRIHSTRSPGITLPLISSRQLAQEGIAYQVPASTSSSSSLPLWHLALAGSLATLLADSLTHPVDCIKTIQQSDAGMGLSLVAAASYLWSSAGIVAFYQGFLTYGCTDAVGGAIKFTVFESWNRAIASSVGADRRNESLRDRLDTIPPVLIRAAGAAMALIASSVVTVPGEFVKQQLQVGHYSSLSEALQSVYLTSGLPGFFHGYDGVVYRDIPFTMLELGLYDAFKNMVRQTRSSTDPGPPAAWEDVVAAAATGCVAAVVTTPLDTIKTKLMVDDYGGASFFDCFASTVEQHGVWSLFAGLLARIAWIGPSTAIYLPTYDLLKRLFAAQQAREQSSDVLSCNTMDDFPL
- a CDS encoding predicted protein, giving the protein MHSPFTTAAALILTSLWSTTRYYGEAYSVPFFATRRSALTMKRGRGSLGREVATGPSLGSSLNWCPIPAGQTLPTTEGKVGFLDTNLPTMKNGNTNPTGAVAAVRYDDNIYCFASACPSCQVPLSKAKILPANEETKQRAPRLTCDFCKATYSLGDGSKLQTTESGGILGGVVKSIFASQSSGPLKLYKLGEQKGKLLIVVD
- a CDS encoding predicted protein: MEQVQFKLHDGSRRAPSGGIEGLGFDNDPNKPKTKDPAVSLYTVPVQEILERYRAPPVMEYLSLDIEGAEYFVMKDFPFTTYRFKIMTIERPSQELVNLLYSNQYVYLAANNEYGMETLWVHRDHLSELDTTAIEAVKWRTVSTRWIEVGTSPAEKPRVIAQK
- the HSP90 gene encoding heat shock protein Hsp90 (heat shock protein, N terminus contains putative ER signal peptide (SignalP score = 1.000); putatively chloroplast targeted), encoding MKFSSLAVFALATAASAFAPAAFRPSSAAFGVAQSKGPLASRRSADALFMSSTEAASKESFEFTSDVGRVMDLIINSLYSDKDIFLRELISNAADACDKKRFLSITEAGEDVSVKPEIKIKPNFDENTITIEDSGVGMTKDELINNLGRIAQSGTRNFLQALGDGSADVTLIGQFGVGFYSAYLVANKVEVVTKSLQDGSSQYRWSSDAGSSYTIENDTSDPIDGSGTRIVLHLKDEASEYLESSKMQELLQRYSEFIEFPISIWKETTEYKKVPDEEANKDLPEGEEPKMKTVPETKEGYERVNNQKPIWLRPPREVEEDEYTDFYKSAFRASYDDPMKWTHFVLEGQVECKALLYIPGMLPFELSKDMFDENARNIRLYVKRVFINDKFEDLMPRWLKFVRGVVDSNDLPLNVSREILQKSKVLSIINKRLVRKSLDMIRDIEQDEDEGQYVMFWNNFGKYLKVGVIEDDANRKEIAPLLRFFSSQSGEEYTSLEKYVEAMPEGQKSIYYVTGDGRENASMSPVIEKLASRGYEVLFATEPLDEIMMESLRNYKDKDVVDAAKENLNLDDSQDEESKKKKEQLREEYKQVAEYLETLLKGKVQKVVISDQLTDSPAALVQGAYGMSPTMQRYMRAQSVASGGNGDLPGMNQAVMEVNPNHPIVRGLDRMIKVDKESTELQDRALLMYDVAAMTSGYEVGDMKSFAARVMGLMDTGVGGISDAEIISESPTPTETEEPKMEAKMEDKKEDTKEEKTTADSTSAEAVTAEVMSDDEKKAS